One window from the genome of Eucalyptus grandis isolate ANBG69807.140 chromosome 7, ASM1654582v1, whole genome shotgun sequence encodes:
- the LOC104454125 gene encoding LOW QUALITY PROTEIN: SEC12-like protein 1 (The sequence of the model RefSeq protein was modified relative to this genomic sequence to represent the inferred CDS: inserted 1 base in 1 codon) codes for MEETKVTCGSWIRRPENVNLAVLGRSPRRRGSGALEIFAFDPKSTSLSSSPLVAHVIEEIEGDPLAIAVHPNGEDIVCFASSGSCLSFELSGQESNLKLLTKELPPLRGIGPQKCMAFSVDGSRFATGGVDGRLRILEWPSLRIILDEPKAHKSIRDLDFSLDSEFLATTSTDGSARIWKAEDGLPCTTLTRRSDEKIELCRFSKDGTKPFLFCTVQRGDKAVTGVWDISTWNKIGHKRLLRKPAVVMSISLDGKYLAQGSKDGDMCVVEVKKMEVSHWSXRLHLGTSLTSLEFCPFFRVVITTSDEWGVLVTKLNVPADWKAWQVYLLLLGLFLASLVAFYIFYENSDSFWGFPLGKDQPARPKIGSVLGDPKSADDQNMWGEFGPLDM; via the exons ATGGAGGAGACGAAGGTGACGTGCGGGTCGTGGATCCGCCGCCCGGAGAACGTTAACCTCGCCGTGCTGGGGAGGTCGCCGCGGCGCCGCGGCTCCGGCGCGCTCGAGATCTTCGCCTTCGATCCCAAGTCCACTTCCCTCTCCTCATCCCCGCTG gttgCTCATGTGATCGAGGAAATTGAAGGCGATCCGTTGGCGATCGCGGTTCACCCCAACGGAGAGGATATCGTGTGCTTCGCGAGCTCCGGTAGTTGCTT ATCATTTGAATTATCTGGTCAAGAATCAAATTTGAAGCTGTTGACCAAGGAGCTTCCTCCTCTTAGAGGGATTGGTCCTCAAAAATGCATGGCCTTTAGTGTTGATGGATCTAGATTTGCCACTGGTGGAGTG GATGGTCGTCTAAGAATCCTGGAATGGCCTAGTCTGCGCATCATTCTAGATGAACCAAAAGCACACAAAAGCATTAGAGACCTGGATTTTAG TCTAGATTCAGAGTTTTTGGCTACGACATCTACTGATGGATCGGCTAGAATATGGAAGGCCGAAGATGGTTTGCCTTGCACTACTTTGACTCGCAGATCT GACGAGAAGATTGAACTGTGTCGGTTCTCTAAGGATGGAACTAAACCCTTTCTATTCTGTACTGTTCAAAGAG GTGATAAAGCTGTTACTGGTGTTTGGGACATAAGTACATGGAACAAGATTGGGCACAAACGACTCCTCAGAAAGCCCGCTGTTGTAATGTCCATCAGTTTGGATGGAAAATATCTTGCTCA GGGAAGCAAAGATGGTGATATGTGCGTTGTtgaagtgaagaaaatggaggttAGCCATTGGA AGAGGCTACACCTGGGAACCTCCCTTACATCACTAGAATTCTGTCCT TTTTTCAGGGTTGTGATTACTACTTCTGATGAGTGGGGTGTGTTAGTGACCAAGTTAAATGTTCCTGCCGATTGgaaag CATGGCAAGTGTATCTACTACTTTTGGGTTTGTTTTTGGCGTCTCTTGTTGCGTTCTATATCTTCTATGAAAACTCCGACTCATTCTGGGGCTTCCCTCTTGGAAAGGATCAACCTGCAAGACCTAAGATCGGCAGTGTTCTGGGGGATCCCAAGTCTGCTGATGATCAAAATATGTGGGGTGAATTTGGGCCATTGGATATGTGA